The nucleotide sequence CCATGGCGCCCGACACACATAAAATGCTAAAAAGCAAAAACAAATAGTAATTTTTCATGTTCTTTAAATAGTTTAAGATTTTGAGCGAAAGTAGGTTCAGAGAAGGTTTCAATACTGGACTATTGTTCCAAAAAAGTTCAGTATTGATGCAAAATAGGTGCTATTTAGGTTTAAAAATTAGCAGTTTAGTTACAGTAATACTGGCATAACATTGGGCTAATCTCTTAGTAATCTTGAAGTGTATTCTGGATATGCTTTTTATAGCGCTTAGGGCTTTCACCATAATGTTTTTTAAACAATCTGCTGAAGTATTTAGGATCGTTAAAGCCACATTCAAAACTTATTTCGCTAATATTTAAGTTTCCGGTTAGCAATAAATTCTCTGCTTTCTGTAATCGAAGATTTATAATCACATCTGATGGTGATTGCTGTAGAATTTCTTTAAAAACTCGATACACTTTAGTTCTGGAAATTTCTAAACGTTTAAAAAGACTATCTACATTGAATTGGGGATTATCGAGTTCTTCTTCTATAATTTTCAGAGCTTTTTTTACCGTTTTCTCGTGCGGATTCAAAACGACATTTTCTCGATCTAGTTTTTCTGTTATACGATCTATTTTGGTTGAATATGCTTGCTTTTGCGAATTGGTGATCATTGCAATCTTCTTATTCAATAAATCGGAACTAGTTGGTAAATTAGCTATAGCATTAATGCCATTCTCGATTGCGCGTTCTTCTATAGAAAGGCTAATCGTTTCTGAAATATATAAACTCGGTATACGCTGTAATGCTGGCTGATGCAACACTTGCTCGAAATCATTTGAAAAAGGAATATTATAAATAATAATAGTCTCCACATAACATTGATGTATAGCAGATGTTATTCCGTGTAAATCATGCTCAAAAAGTAAGGCTCGATCTTTCGAATTTAATAGCTGACTTAAAAAACTAATATCGTCTTCCTCACAATAAACAAGCATATAGCTTTTATCGTCGTTATTAGGTTGCTGTAAATGTTTATATTGAAGAACTCCCGAAGCCTCCGATTGATTTTTAACTGAAGTTACAGGAATTTGTAGCGTAATTTCAAGATCTTCAGTAAATTTCACTTCAATCTCGCCACTTATTTCTTTCAGTAATAATTGAAATGCTTTGTAATACGGACTAAAATTCGTGATATTTTGCCACTCTTTTTTAAGAAGTTCACTCGAAGCCTTCAACTCAACAATCGCTTTATTCGCATGTAAACTAGTTTGTAAATGGCATTTTTCATTACTCCCAGAATATTTAAAAACTTCAATAATAAGATATCGTAGTAATAATCGGAATCGCAATACATCTAAAGCCACTAAAATATCCACAGAAATCTTAGAAAATTTATAACTCGTCTCGGTATTATATTGATTATCGCTTATTTGCTGATAAATTTTGGTAATAAAACCTTCAAAATCAATTTGTACGGGAACACTTTCTCCAAGTTCTGATATCTGATCGAGATAATCCCATTCTGAAATATCTTCGATAAGCTTCGTTAATTCATTTTCAACACTTTTGGTATCATTTTCTTCTGATTTTAAAAGTGCTACTATTTTATTCAATTTCGATTTAAAGTCTGATAAAAAGAAGGTCTGAAATTTTTCAACTTCAAAATCTTTATTTTTAACATCGCGATGCAATGCTAAAAGTTTCTCTTTTTGTTTAGCAATCTCAGCATTCTTCTGCTCTAGATTCTTATTGGCATCTACTAATTCTTTTTTCTGAGAAGCAATAACCGCAGTTCGTTCTTCTATATTTTTCTCTAACTGATTTCTGATTTTTTTTGCAACTCTATTTCTTCTAACCGAAAAGCATATTCCTATTAGAATTAGGAGTACTATGCAAGCTGCATAAAACCAAAACGTCTGATAAAATGGTTTTTCGATATGAAGCTGAAAATACTGAGTTGCCTGATCTTCCTTTTTATTGCTGGTAATTTTAAAACTATAATCTCCCGGCTGTAAATGACGATAAACAATTTCTGAATTTTTAAAAGCTTTCCAATCGGAATCTGCGCCTTCTAACTTATACCAAATAGTTTGGGGCAAGCCTGTATAGCTTATGGGAGTAATTGTCACCGCAACTGAGTTTTGATGATATTCTTTTGTAAATTCTGCGGAATAATTTTCCTTACCATCTACTTTTAGAAAAAACTTAGTTGGTTTTTTGGTATAATGATACGCATCTGGCTGAAAAAAACTGAGTCCGTTTATTCCTCCAAAAAACAAAGTTCCTTTTGCATCTTGAAACGAAGCTCCTTCAGAAAATTCTTGTGCCTGCCAGCCTTGCTCTTTTGGCAACTGCTTTATAGCATAGCTTTTTTTATTAATAAATGCGATCCCTTTGGTGGTGCTTATCCAAACTTCATTTCCGTTCGCCAATAAACTATACACCATATGGCTTGGTAATCCATCAGTTTCGGTTAGGTTTTTAGTTATTCCTTCAGAATTTTTATAAATGCTAATACCACCTAAAGTTGCAATCCACAATCCGTCATTCGTTGAATCCTGATACAAACTATACACACTGTTTCCCAGTAGTCCGTTTTCGGTATCAAGAGTTTTTAAAATTCCTTTTTCTGTTGAAAAAAATATGACGCCGCTATGTTCGGTAGCTAATACTAAAGTATCATCTTTTTTGATGAGTTGTCGAACATGAAACGATGCTAATTCCTCTTGATGTTTAAATTCTTCAAACCGTTTTGATTTTCTATTATATTTTGCAACGCCACCCCAACAGGCAATCCATAAATCAACTGAATCTTCAAAAAAGGAGTAATTTCTATTCGCGGGAAAGTTTTCAAAATCTTCAGCGCTAATTAGCGAATATTGGTGATTTTCAATCTTAATAATTCCGGCATAAGTTCCTACCCAAATAATTCCTTCTGAATCGGTATATAAACTCCGAATCCTGTTCCAGTCTGAATTCAGCAATGCTTCTTGAATCGAAAACGGAACGTAGCAATTTGTTTTCTTGCTGAAATAAAATAATCCATGATTGTAATAGCCAAGCCAAACCGATCCTGATTGATCTTTGGTGATTCCTCGAATAGTTTCGTTTGGTAAATGCGGATATCTTTTGGGATGCGGAGTAACCGTGGTAATTTGCTCGGCTCCGCGATAGGTCATACTAATACCACCATCCTTATGCGCCAGCCAAATATTCCCAAAATCATCCTCATAAAGCTTTTCGATCTCGTTACTGGCAAAACTGTAGGGCGAATATGGATCGTAAGTGTATTGTGTTATTTGTTGATTATTGAGATTTTGTGGTGTGTTCGCAATAAAAAACAATCCATTTTTTCGAGAAGCATACCAAATATTTCCTTCTCTATCTTTTAAAACATCATTAACTAAAACATTAGGAAATTGATCTTCTAAAAGTTTTTGTAAAGGCTTGTAACTATTTTCCGTTTGCAGTGCTGCTCCAGAAATTGCTTGAAAATGATTATTCTGCCAAGCGAAATAGCTATTCGATGTTTTTACGGCTATTTCTCCAGATTTTGTTAAGCGAAGATTTTCTGCATTTTGATCTAATTTGAAATTTTTAAAAACTCCGTCCCCCTGATAATATGAGATGGAATTATTATCATTCAACATCCAGATACGACCGTTTTTATCTTTCTTGAACGCCAGAATTACGTTGCCGGCAATACTTGTCGAATCCTGAAATTGATGCTTAAAAACCTGAATTTGATTGCCATCATAAACATTTAAGCCGTCCCAGGTGGCAATCCAAAGTCGGCCATCTTCATCGCTAATAATATCGTTTACAGAGTTATTTGATAAACCTTCATCTGTAGTTAAGGTTTTAAACTTCATTTGTTGTGCCAGCAAGGTGTGTGAAAAAAGCACGAACAGTAAAGCAATTTTAGTAGGGATTATATGCTTCATCATAGCGCGCGAAAGTAATCTCACATAGCGAATTTCTCTTTATGTCTTTATTAAGCATTGATCTCCAATATTAAGAAATAGCTAAAAATTAAGGTTTCAGTAAAACTCGTTTCAGCAATTAGAAACACGCTCAAATAATTCAAATTTGAAAATATAGTAAAAACAAAAAGCGCTAACCTTATCAGATTAGCGCTTTATAAAATTCAGAATCGTTATTTAATCCTGATATTCTTTTTCCTTTTCTTCGTAATATTTTTTTAGTGTAAAAAAGGCTTTTTTCTTATTTCCTTCATTATCGATTAAACCTTTACGATTCCAACCTTCCTGATATTTTGGATTGTTACGTTTTGGAGACCTAAAATCGACCAGAATCCAAGGAGACAATCCCATAAAATTATCTGGCATTTGCTCCATCATCTTCAACGTTTCTTCGTAATACCATTCCTGAAATTCCTCGCTCCACCTTGTTTCTTTATCGGCATGAAAACCAGATTTGGCTCCCGCACCGGTTTCACTAAAAAATAGTGGCTTGTTATATTTTGTTTCCCACTTAGAGTTCTCTTTTGCGCCAGGCAAGTCTCCATACCATCCCAAATATTCATTAACCGACACGATATCTGTATATTCCCCCAATGGATCATCAATAAAATTAGTACCTCGATTGTAACGAACCTCGAGCGCAGCCGAAATTAGTCGTGTACTGTCCATTTTTTTAGCATCCATAACCAACTGTTTCATAAAGTCGTTTCTGGCATCACTAAGCGGAGTTTCATTACCCACAGACCAAATGATTATCGAGGCTTTATTTTGATCTCTAACAATCATTTCTTCAAGCTGTTTTTGGGCTTTTCCCAGTACCTTTTTATTTTCAAAATCAATCGTCCAATACACTGGTATTTCACTCCACACTAAAATTCCGAGTTCATCTGCTGCTCTCGTCATATATTCATTATGTGGATAATGAGCCAACCTGACCATATTTGCATTTAGATCTTTAACCCAACCAAATAATTTATTAGCATCGTCCATACTATTCGCACGGCGAATTTCAGGAGCTACTTCCTCATGCAGACTTATACCGCGCATAAAAATCTCCTTACCATTCAGTAAAACTTCTTTTCCAGAAACTTCAACTTTTCTAAAGCCGATCTGGTCGGTCAAAGTTGTTTCTCCCAAAGTAAATTCAACTTCGTAGAGCTTTGGATTTTCAGGCGACCATAATTCAATTTTTTTAGCATCAAAACTAAATGAAGCTTTAGAATCACTAATATCAATTTTCTCTTTTAAGCCAATTTCAGGAATTTCAATAGTAACTTTTTCCTCGGAAGAAACATTTAATTTAATGTGTCCTGAAAGCTTGAATTTTTTACGCTTTATAGATTTTTCGATATCCTGATCCTGATCGAGTTGTAATGCATATTGCTGAATAAAATTTTGTTGCGTAATCACTAATTTGACGTCTCGAGTTATTCCGCCGTAATTCCACCAATCGGTATTTAAAGTAGGAATTTCGTCTTTGTGGCGTTTATTATCAACTTTTACGACTAGAAAATTCCCTTTTTCCTGAAGTAAATCACTAGGCATTTCAAAATTAAAAGGCGTAAAACCACCTTTATGCATGCCTAATTTTTTTCCGTTTAAATAAATATGTGCTTCATAATTTACCGCGCCAAAATATAGAAAAACATGCTCATTTTTTGCCAATTCCGGTTTATCAAACTCTCGCTGATACCAAACCGTTCCCTCGTAATATTTAAAAACATCGTCTTGCGAATTCCAATCTCCCGGAACCTCTATCGAGTATTTATCGCTATACCCATGCTCTTTTCTGTCGGTTTTTTGATGCGGATTTGGATTATTCCAGTAAGCCTCGGCATCCTTTTCTCCTTTCTCTTTATAACGATAGTTATAGAAACCCGTTTCGTATGGATCGATGATATAATGCCAGGTACCATTTAGGGAAATCTGTTCTCTATTTTGAGTATTTATAATTAGATCTTCCTGTGCAAACCCAGAGAATGCTATTAGTAGTAATCCAACCGTGAAAAGTTTTCTAAACATCATTTAAATTAAGATTAAAGTAGACAACAATTTAGCTTAGCCTTTGGCTTAAACTTATTAAATGTAAAAAATACGGTTTATAAATAAAAGAAAGTCAGCCTCTTTATTAATTTTTAATTGTGGGAATAAGTATTTTCATCACCTGAAAAGATTAAAACCTCTTAGATTTAGGTTGAAACAAAAAAACCGCTAAGAAGATATCTTAGCGGTTTTTTATAAGATGCAATTCTTTATTCTAAGCTAGAAATTGATCTAAAGCTTCAGTGATTTCGTGATCTCCTTTACTCATTTCAATAATTTTTCCAACTGATTTTGGATTGTTCAGTACTGCCAAAACTGTTTCAGCAACCGCTTCTCTAGGAATTTCAGTAGCTACACCATCAGGACTTTTAGCCATTGTAACTTTTCCCGCTTCCTCATCGTCGGTTAATGCCACAGGACGTAAAATGGTGTAATCTAAATTACTACGCTTTAATTCCATATCTGCATAATGTTTTGCCGTGTAGTACGGTTTCATGCCGTCCACTTTCCCCCAGTAGGAACGATCGTCGGTATGCGATGCGCCCACCATTACAAAACGCTTTACGTTATGTTTGTCTGCCTGATTGATGGACTTTATAGCACCGTCTAAGTCTATTTCGATTGTTTTATCATCACCTGTTTTTCCGCCAGATCCTGCAGAAAAAACTACCGCATCATAATCTTTAATAACTTCTCCTATAGCCTCTGGAGTATTTTCTAAACTTTCGACAACCGTAGCGACACCCATATCCTCAAAATAAGAGCGTTGTTCTGGTTTTCTAATAAATGCCGTTGGCTCAAATTCTTTAGAAGCACTCATCTTTTTAGAAATTCTTTTTCCCACATTTCCGTGTGCTCCAATAATTAAAACTTTCATATCAATTTTTCTTTTTTGTTTATTTTCAATGTAATTTTTCTTGAAGGATTTTTGACTTAAAATTCTATTAAAACTGAGGTAGATAGAGAATATTAACTCATTATTCTAAAGCTTTATTAGAGAAATGTTAGCGCTTGAGATTAGGCGTAATTTAAATATGTGATCTTTGGTTTCTAGATT is from Zunongwangia endophytica and encodes:
- a CDS encoding two-component regulator propeller domain-containing protein gives rise to the protein MMKHIIPTKIALLFVLFSHTLLAQQMKFKTLTTDEGLSNNSVNDIISDEDGRLWIATWDGLNVYDGNQIQVFKHQFQDSTSIAGNVILAFKKDKNGRIWMLNDNNSISYYQGDGVFKNFKLDQNAENLRLTKSGEIAVKTSNSYFAWQNNHFQAISGAALQTENSYKPLQKLLEDQFPNVLVNDVLKDREGNIWYASRKNGLFFIANTPQNLNNQQITQYTYDPYSPYSFASNEIEKLYEDDFGNIWLAHKDGGISMTYRGAEQITTVTPHPKRYPHLPNETIRGITKDQSGSVWLGYYNHGLFYFSKKTNCYVPFSIQEALLNSDWNRIRSLYTDSEGIIWVGTYAGIIKIENHQYSLISAEDFENFPANRNYSFFEDSVDLWIACWGGVAKYNRKSKRFEEFKHQEELASFHVRQLIKKDDTLVLATEHSGVIFFSTEKGILKTLDTENGLLGNSVYSLYQDSTNDGLWIATLGGISIYKNSEGITKNLTETDGLPSHMVYSLLANGNEVWISTTKGIAFINKKSYAIKQLPKEQGWQAQEFSEGASFQDAKGTLFFGGINGLSFFQPDAYHYTKKPTKFFLKVDGKENYSAEFTKEYHQNSVAVTITPISYTGLPQTIWYKLEGADSDWKAFKNSEIVYRHLQPGDYSFKITSNKKEDQATQYFQLHIEKPFYQTFWFYAACIVLLILIGICFSVRRNRVAKKIRNQLEKNIEERTAVIASQKKELVDANKNLEQKNAEIAKQKEKLLALHRDVKNKDFEVEKFQTFFLSDFKSKLNKIVALLKSEENDTKSVENELTKLIEDISEWDYLDQISELGESVPVQIDFEGFITKIYQQISDNQYNTETSYKFSKISVDILVALDVLRFRLLLRYLIIEVFKYSGSNEKCHLQTSLHANKAIVELKASSELLKKEWQNITNFSPYYKAFQLLLKEISGEIEVKFTEDLEITLQIPVTSVKNQSEASGVLQYKHLQQPNNDDKSYMLVYCEEDDISFLSQLLNSKDRALLFEHDLHGITSAIHQCYVETIIIYNIPFSNDFEQVLHQPALQRIPSLYISETISLSIEERAIENGINAIANLPTSSDLLNKKIAMITNSQKQAYSTKIDRITEKLDRENVVLNPHEKTVKKALKIIEEELDNPQFNVDSLFKRLEISRTKVYRVFKEILQQSPSDVIINLRLQKAENLLLTGNLNISEISFECGFNDPKYFSRLFKKHYGESPKRYKKHIQNTLQDY
- a CDS encoding glycoside hydrolase family 2 protein: MMFRKLFTVGLLLIAFSGFAQEDLIINTQNREQISLNGTWHYIIDPYETGFYNYRYKEKGEKDAEAYWNNPNPHQKTDRKEHGYSDKYSIEVPGDWNSQDDVFKYYEGTVWYQREFDKPELAKNEHVFLYFGAVNYEAHIYLNGKKLGMHKGGFTPFNFEMPSDLLQEKGNFLVVKVDNKRHKDEIPTLNTDWWNYGGITRDVKLVITQQNFIQQYALQLDQDQDIEKSIKRKKFKLSGHIKLNVSSEEKVTIEIPEIGLKEKIDISDSKASFSFDAKKIELWSPENPKLYEVEFTLGETTLTDQIGFRKVEVSGKEVLLNGKEIFMRGISLHEEVAPEIRRANSMDDANKLFGWVKDLNANMVRLAHYPHNEYMTRAADELGILVWSEIPVYWTIDFENKKVLGKAQKQLEEMIVRDQNKASIIIWSVGNETPLSDARNDFMKQLVMDAKKMDSTRLISAALEVRYNRGTNFIDDPLGEYTDIVSVNEYLGWYGDLPGAKENSKWETKYNKPLFFSETGAGAKSGFHADKETRWSEEFQEWYYEETLKMMEQMPDNFMGLSPWILVDFRSPKRNNPKYQEGWNRKGLIDNEGNKKKAFFTLKKYYEEKEKEYQD
- a CDS encoding NAD(P)-binding oxidoreductase; translated protein: MKVLIIGAHGNVGKRISKKMSASKEFEPTAFIRKPEQRSYFEDMGVATVVESLENTPEAIGEVIKDYDAVVFSAGSGGKTGDDKTIEIDLDGAIKSINQADKHNVKRFVMVGASHTDDRSYWGKVDGMKPYYTAKHYADMELKRSNLDYTILRPVALTDDEEAGKVTMAKSPDGVATEIPREAVAETVLAVLNNPKSVGKIIEMSKGDHEITEALDQFLA